Proteins encoded in a region of the Synechococcus sp. BIOS-U3-1 genome:
- a CDS encoding NAD(P)/FAD-dependent oxidoreductase, giving the protein MIETDVAVIGAGAAGTSAAFHLANAGHSVTILEAESGVQIKPCGGGMASSVQNWFPFDLSPAVDDVIRQVDFSWCLEDPVVAELPGEAPFWIVRREHLDSLLLAQAVSAGASIQRPCRVTTLERTGECWTLKAEQGSPVQARAVVIADGSGSPWPQQVGIGPSSLHMASTLSVRLEGHGTLPPGTARFEFGLVHHGFAWAFPLADGINVGVGTFIGRDVTDSETILSALLPDLGFSADAGLRQQANLRVWNGHSALHANGIVAVGDAASLCDPFLAEGLRPALMSGCEAAKHLDRWLNGEEQSLQGYSKAMRQRWGDSMAWGRRIAQVFYRFPGVGYQLGVKRPTAPRRIAQILSGEMGYGDIAQRVIRRLLLQRN; this is encoded by the coding sequence GTGATTGAAACCGACGTTGCCGTAATCGGTGCCGGAGCTGCCGGCACTTCAGCTGCATTTCACCTTGCTAACGCGGGGCATTCAGTCACCATTCTGGAAGCGGAGTCCGGGGTTCAGATCAAACCCTGCGGTGGAGGCATGGCCTCCTCTGTGCAGAACTGGTTCCCTTTCGATCTCAGTCCAGCGGTTGATGATGTGATCCGCCAGGTTGACTTCAGCTGGTGCCTGGAAGATCCCGTTGTTGCCGAACTACCCGGGGAAGCACCGTTTTGGATTGTTCGGCGTGAGCATCTGGATTCTTTACTGCTTGCGCAGGCAGTAAGTGCCGGTGCCTCCATTCAAAGGCCATGTCGTGTGACAACACTCGAACGCACCGGCGAGTGCTGGACACTCAAAGCGGAACAAGGATCTCCTGTTCAGGCCAGAGCCGTTGTGATCGCTGATGGCTCTGGGTCTCCCTGGCCGCAACAAGTCGGCATCGGCCCCAGCTCACTACATATGGCAAGCACGCTGTCGGTTCGCCTGGAGGGACACGGAACGCTCCCCCCTGGAACAGCACGCTTCGAATTCGGACTGGTGCACCATGGGTTCGCCTGGGCTTTCCCGCTGGCAGACGGGATCAATGTTGGAGTGGGCACCTTCATCGGTCGTGATGTCACCGATTCGGAGACGATCCTGAGTGCACTACTACCTGACCTTGGCTTTTCTGCCGATGCAGGTCTTCGGCAGCAAGCCAACCTGAGGGTCTGGAACGGTCACAGCGCACTCCATGCCAACGGGATCGTGGCGGTCGGCGATGCCGCATCTCTCTGCGATCCGTTCCTTGCAGAGGGATTGCGACCGGCTCTGATGAGCGGCTGCGAAGCTGCAAAGCACCTTGACCGCTGGCTGAATGGTGAAGAGCAATCCCTTCAGGGTTACTCCAAGGCGATGAGACAGCGCTGGGGCGACTCCATGGCCTGGGGTCGTCGGATCGCACAAGTGTTCTACCGCTTCCCCGGTGTGGGCTATCAGCTGGGAGTTAAACGACCGACGGCTCCTAGACGGATCGCCCAGATCCTCTCAGGCGAGATGGGATATGGCGATATCGCGCAGCGTGTCATTCGCCGACTGCTGCTGCAGCGCAACTAA
- a CDS encoding FAD-binding domain-containing protein: MGLQLVWFKRDLRLEDHRPLIQALALGDVLPLYIVEPDFWLQRDASGRQWEFCREALLDLQKSMAAIGQPLVIRCGDAVEVLERARRQLGVEGLWSHEETGNDWTYARDRRVAAWAKERSVPWQQIPQFGVIRPLRTRGGWARRWEERMAEPITAAPSHLEPLQGVSPGELPTAAELGLEPDPCPHRQHGGRHAGLNELQHFLDQRVEHYCRSISSPNKAFVGCSRLSTYLTWGCLSMREVLQRSRGIQGRGARSFGSRLHWHCHFIQKLEDQPSIEWQDFHPFMRDLRTPDVERLAAWAHGCTGVPFVDACMRALRANGWINFRMRAMLMSFASYNLWLPWRDSGLHLARLFVDYEPGIHWSQCQMQSGSTSINTIRIYNPIKQGRDHDQDGVFIRRWCPELADVPVVHLHEPWAFNGVMPIVDCADSARQAKDRIFAIRRSAGFDHHADVIQRRHGSRRAGLPASSRRRSRRGMSDPSVQQLAFDL, from the coding sequence ATGGGGTTGCAGCTGGTTTGGTTCAAGCGCGACTTGCGGCTGGAGGATCACAGGCCGCTGATCCAAGCATTGGCTCTTGGAGATGTGTTGCCTCTTTACATCGTTGAGCCTGATTTCTGGCTCCAGCGCGATGCCTCAGGTCGTCAATGGGAGTTCTGTAGGGAAGCTCTGCTCGATCTCCAAAAGTCGATGGCTGCTATTGGACAGCCGTTGGTTATTCGCTGCGGGGACGCGGTGGAGGTGCTGGAACGTGCCAGGCGCCAGCTTGGTGTAGAGGGCCTATGGAGTCATGAAGAGACCGGCAACGACTGGACCTACGCCAGAGATAGGCGGGTCGCTGCGTGGGCCAAGGAGCGCAGCGTTCCCTGGCAGCAGATTCCGCAGTTTGGAGTGATCCGCCCGTTACGCACTCGTGGTGGATGGGCCCGGCGCTGGGAAGAGCGCATGGCGGAACCGATTACGGCTGCTCCTAGTCATCTCGAGCCTTTGCAGGGTGTCTCGCCTGGTGAACTGCCGACGGCCGCTGAACTTGGACTCGAGCCTGATCCTTGCCCCCATCGCCAGCATGGTGGCCGTCATGCCGGTCTGAACGAACTCCAGCATTTTCTCGACCAACGAGTGGAGCACTATTGCCGCTCTATTTCCAGCCCGAACAAAGCCTTCGTGGGGTGTTCCAGGCTCTCCACTTATCTCACTTGGGGTTGTCTATCCATGCGAGAGGTTCTTCAGCGCAGTCGTGGGATTCAGGGACGCGGGGCGCGCAGTTTTGGGTCGAGGCTTCACTGGCACTGTCATTTCATTCAGAAGCTCGAGGATCAGCCATCGATCGAGTGGCAGGACTTTCACCCTTTCATGCGTGATCTCCGTACTCCTGATGTCGAGCGTTTGGCGGCCTGGGCCCACGGCTGTACCGGCGTGCCTTTCGTGGATGCCTGTATGCGGGCCTTAAGAGCCAATGGGTGGATCAACTTCCGGATGCGGGCAATGTTGATGTCATTTGCGAGCTACAACCTCTGGTTGCCCTGGAGGGATAGCGGTCTGCACCTTGCACGTCTGTTTGTGGATTACGAACCAGGAATTCACTGGAGTCAGTGCCAGATGCAGTCGGGCAGCACCTCTATCAACACAATCAGGATCTACAACCCGATCAAGCAGGGTCGTGACCATGATCAGGATGGGGTGTTCATCCGCCGTTGGTGTCCGGAACTGGCGGATGTTCCCGTGGTGCATCTTCATGAACCCTGGGCGTTCAACGGCGTGATGCCGATCGTGGATTGTGCCGATTCGGCGAGACAAGCTAAAGACAGGATCTTTGCGATCAGACGTTCAGCCGGATTTGATCATCATGCCGATGTCATTCAGCGGCGACATGGCTCTAGGCGTGCCGGTCTGCCGGCATCCTCTCGACGACGATCACGTCGCGGCATGAGTGATCCATCCGTGCAGCAGCTGGCATTCGATCTTTAG
- a CDS encoding Crp/Fnr family transcriptional regulator has protein sequence MNALDTMRALAQKSEVHGVKTGDVIFKADDPGASMFGVLEGTIRLTWTNENGQQGYELIEAGNVFGAGALVMEGHRRLGTAQAETDCRLIEMNREKFLFAVQESPMFAIELLASVDARLRDLKIATQV, from the coding sequence GTGAATGCCCTCGATACCATGCGTGCCCTTGCTCAGAAGAGTGAGGTGCACGGCGTCAAGACCGGTGATGTCATCTTCAAGGCTGACGACCCAGGTGCATCGATGTTCGGTGTGCTCGAGGGCACGATTCGACTGACCTGGACCAACGAAAACGGACAGCAGGGATATGAACTGATCGAGGCAGGCAACGTCTTTGGTGCCGGCGCGTTGGTGATGGAAGGCCATCGCCGGCTTGGCACGGCACAGGCCGAAACCGATTGCCGATTGATCGAGATGAACCGCGAGAAATTCCTGTTTGCCGTTCAGGAGTCACCCATGTTTGCCATTGAACTGCTGGCTTCCGTTGACGCCCGTCTGCGTGATCTGAAGATTGCAACCCAGGTCTGA
- a CDS encoding transaldolase: MATLLEQLSAMTVVVADTGDLEAIRKFTPRDATTNPSLILAAAQIPAYQSLIDEALRSSRRLIGDSAPVETVVREALDEISVIFGKEILKIVPRRVSTEVDARLSYDTDATIEKGRKLIRLYNDAGISNDRVLIKIASTWEGIKAAEILEREGIHCNLTLLFGFAQAAACAEAGVTLVSPFVGRILDWYKADTGRDSYPGPEDPGVLSVTRIFNYFKTHGYKTEVMGASFRNIDEITELAGCDLLTISPKLLDQLRSSEATLNQKLDAANPSSSEAQIHVEKEQFDSLMASDRMATDKLGEGIKGFSKAIETLESMLAHRLAELEGGQAFGHAVQEIFMLNDMNGDGCITRDEWLGSDAVFDALDADHDGRLTQEEVRSGFGSALSLTRA, encoded by the coding sequence ATGGCAACTCTTCTTGAGCAGCTCTCTGCGATGACCGTCGTTGTGGCAGACACGGGTGATCTCGAAGCGATTCGCAAGTTCACGCCACGGGATGCCACCACCAATCCCTCCTTGATCCTTGCAGCTGCTCAGATCCCTGCCTATCAAAGCCTGATCGACGAGGCCTTGCGATCCTCTCGTCGTCTGATCGGCGACAGTGCGCCCGTCGAGACAGTGGTGCGGGAGGCGCTTGATGAGATCAGCGTGATTTTTGGCAAGGAGATTCTCAAGATCGTTCCCCGGCGCGTGTCCACCGAGGTTGATGCTCGGCTCAGTTACGACACCGACGCCACCATTGAAAAGGGCCGCAAGCTCATTCGCCTTTACAACGACGCCGGCATCAGTAACGATCGTGTCCTGATCAAGATTGCTTCCACCTGGGAGGGCATCAAAGCCGCTGAAATTCTTGAGCGGGAAGGGATTCACTGCAACCTCACTCTCCTGTTCGGCTTCGCTCAGGCGGCTGCCTGTGCTGAAGCCGGCGTCACTCTCGTTTCGCCTTTTGTTGGCCGCATCCTCGACTGGTACAAAGCCGACACAGGGAGGGACTCTTATCCCGGTCCAGAGGATCCCGGTGTCTTGTCTGTCACCAGAATCTTCAACTACTTCAAGACTCATGGCTATAAGACCGAGGTGATGGGGGCCAGTTTCCGCAACATCGATGAAATTACCGAGCTTGCTGGTTGCGATCTGCTCACCATTTCACCCAAGTTGCTCGATCAGTTGCGTTCCAGTGAGGCCACGCTCAACCAAAAACTCGATGCGGCCAATCCGTCCAGTAGCGAAGCACAGATCCATGTGGAGAAAGAGCAGTTCGACAGCCTGATGGCCTCTGATCGCATGGCCACGGACAAACTTGGTGAAGGTATCAAGGGCTTCAGCAAGGCGATTGAAACGCTGGAAAGCATGCTGGCCCATCGACTGGCGGAGCTCGAAGGTGGTCAGGCCTTCGGTCATGCCGTGCAGGAGATCTTCATGCTCAATGACATGAATGGTGACGGCTGCATTACTCGTGATGAGTGGCTTGGAAGTGATGCTGTGTTCGACGCTCTGGATGCAGATCATGACGGCAGGCTCACTCAGGAGGAAGTGCGCAGTGGCTTCGGATCTGCTCTGTCACTGACCAGAGCTTGA
- a CDS encoding peptidoglycan D,D-transpeptidase FtsI family protein, producing MGRSAKPNQPGASRQRRRVVPLEPVPAGRMRSVFVLLCLGLVGLMGRMAWLQVFQASELEGRARSVQTQRTKPLGTRRPIVDRTGRLVALDEERYRLWLHPRYFNLPGDAPTLIRPSADVAARLAPLLTLTEGEILKRIGDRPSGIKLMEGLDPETASRIRSAGISGVDLESYPYRVYPQGDLFANVVGFLNQDREPQAGLEQSRHDELQRHEQARSLRRGADGTPLPDNLDAGVFFGDDLRLQLTLDARLQAVAAKALSAQIKTWKAKKGVAIVMDVTNGELLALASLPTYDPNSYWSFPAGRFREWSVQDLYEPGSTFKPINLALALQENAIQTTGRVQDSGSVTIGGWPINNHDRRANGLIDFPTVLQVSSNVGMVQAMRNLPSSTYWDWLSRLGLDARPDTDLPGAVAGQLKTKEQFTTQPIEPATASFGQGFSLTPLKLVQLHALLANGGRLVSPHITRGLRAGDALAPPGSRQGKPLLKPEVTRTVMSWMESVVEKGSGKGVRTPGYRIGGKTGTAQKALNGVYVPGALICSFVATLPVDDPRYVVLVVVDEPQGDNAYGSTVALPVAKSIIDGLLVIEKIPPSTALTSASEQPG from the coding sequence ATGGGCCGTTCCGCCAAGCCCAACCAGCCAGGAGCCAGTCGCCAGCGCAGGAGGGTTGTGCCTCTGGAGCCAGTCCCTGCAGGACGAATGCGATCTGTTTTCGTGCTTTTGTGTCTGGGTCTTGTTGGTCTGATGGGACGAATGGCCTGGTTGCAGGTGTTTCAGGCCAGCGAGCTTGAAGGCCGTGCGCGATCAGTGCAAACCCAGCGCACGAAGCCGCTAGGGACTCGTCGTCCGATTGTGGATCGCACCGGACGCCTTGTCGCTCTTGACGAAGAGCGCTATCGGCTCTGGCTACATCCGCGTTACTTCAATCTTCCAGGCGATGCTCCAACTCTCATTCGCCCTTCTGCCGATGTGGCCGCACGTCTAGCTCCTTTGCTGACACTCACCGAGGGCGAGATCCTCAAGAGAATTGGCGATCGTCCCTCCGGCATCAAGTTGATGGAAGGGCTGGATCCCGAGACTGCATCGAGGATTCGTTCCGCTGGCATCTCTGGAGTTGACCTGGAGTCCTATCCCTACCGCGTTTATCCCCAGGGTGATCTTTTCGCCAATGTGGTCGGCTTTCTCAATCAGGATCGAGAACCTCAAGCAGGGCTTGAACAAAGCCGACACGATGAACTGCAACGTCATGAACAGGCCAGAAGTCTTCGGAGAGGAGCCGATGGCACTCCGCTTCCCGACAATCTCGATGCCGGAGTCTTCTTTGGAGATGACCTGAGACTTCAGCTCACGCTCGATGCTCGTCTCCAAGCCGTTGCTGCCAAGGCTCTGTCTGCTCAGATCAAAACCTGGAAGGCGAAGAAAGGTGTAGCGATTGTCATGGACGTCACCAATGGTGAGTTGTTGGCGCTGGCTTCTCTGCCGACTTACGACCCAAACAGCTATTGGAGTTTTCCGGCAGGTCGTTTCCGCGAATGGTCGGTTCAGGATCTTTATGAACCTGGGTCCACGTTCAAGCCCATCAACCTGGCGCTGGCTCTTCAGGAAAATGCAATTCAGACCACAGGACGTGTTCAGGACAGCGGTTCTGTCACGATCGGTGGATGGCCAATCAATAATCATGACCGGCGTGCCAATGGTCTGATCGACTTCCCCACGGTGCTGCAGGTGTCCAGCAACGTCGGCATGGTCCAGGCCATGCGCAATCTGCCCTCCTCGACCTACTGGGACTGGTTGAGCCGCCTCGGTCTGGATGCACGGCCCGATACCGACCTTCCCGGAGCGGTTGCTGGTCAGCTCAAGACCAAGGAGCAGTTCACGACCCAGCCGATCGAGCCAGCCACGGCGTCTTTCGGGCAGGGATTCTCTCTGACACCGTTGAAACTGGTGCAGCTGCACGCCTTGCTCGCTAATGGCGGTCGTCTTGTTAGCCCTCACATCACCCGAGGATTGAGAGCCGGCGATGCGCTGGCTCCGCCTGGATCACGCCAAGGCAAGCCACTGCTGAAACCTGAGGTCACCCGAACCGTGATGTCCTGGATGGAATCAGTCGTTGAGAAAGGAAGCGGCAAGGGCGTCAGAACACCGGGATACCGCATCGGTGGCAAGACCGGCACGGCTCAGAAAGCCCTCAATGGTGTTTACGTTCCCGGCGCTCTGATCTGCAGTTTTGTGGCGACCCTCCCCGTCGATGATCCGCGCTACGTCGTGCTGGTAGTGGTGGATGAGCCTCAGGGAGACAATGCCTATGGATCCACGGTGGCTCTTCCAGTCGCCAAATCAATCATCGACGGTCTGTTAGTGATCGAAAAGATCCCTCCCAGCACGGCACTCACTTCGGCTTCGGAGCAACCCGGGTGA
- a CDS encoding CPBP family intramembrane glutamic endopeptidase → MTSPPSGRSTAAPSWKVLLAILSLVLATTIWALGLVDSFDKPSVAPALSLEQQELTLLAEPQVPAPLRPLLLGADASDSLLESLRQIPLERLDDRQKILFTALETDPEHRRSLQQLNLESSDLLQLQRALAEGDSHKVSADERSRLLQLTADPLTRRLACEALGGEKESCLDQAVATRAARRLVISELLPLAALLLGGLLLLRHLWQLMRRRLPAWPTLLAPPLGVLDMVLLVAGGFVVLGEVLMPLLIIPISSAFTRGLSAPLTQGVNVFLGYVALAGPPLLILRQQLKQLDRAQMPPQGWLQWRLQPFGIALLQGGRGWLMVLPPVVLTGWLITRLIGDQGGSNPLLEIVLKSQDPIALLLLSLTAVVLAPLFEETIFRGVLLPVLGQSLGRSGGVLASALIFAVAHLSVGELAPLLVLGLGLGLLRLSTGRLLPCVVMHSLWNGVTFLNLVLLGS, encoded by the coding sequence GTGACCAGCCCACCCTCCGGACGATCAACGGCGGCCCCGTCCTGGAAGGTGCTTCTTGCCATTCTGTCGTTGGTACTGGCCACCACGATTTGGGCGCTTGGACTGGTCGACAGTTTCGATAAACCCTCTGTCGCGCCTGCATTGTCGCTCGAGCAACAGGAGCTGACATTGCTGGCAGAGCCTCAAGTTCCTGCGCCTCTGCGACCCTTGCTGCTCGGAGCAGATGCCTCCGATTCCCTGCTGGAAAGCCTGCGTCAAATTCCGCTGGAGCGCTTGGATGACCGCCAAAAGATTTTGTTCACTGCTCTGGAGACGGATCCAGAGCATCGGCGCAGTCTCCAACAGTTAAATCTCGAATCCAGTGATCTGCTTCAGCTTCAGAGAGCTCTCGCGGAAGGCGACAGCCACAAGGTCTCGGCGGATGAGCGTTCCAGGCTGCTCCAGCTGACTGCCGACCCGTTAACCCGTCGTCTCGCCTGTGAGGCACTAGGTGGTGAAAAGGAGAGCTGTCTTGATCAGGCTGTAGCGACAAGAGCCGCTCGCCGGCTGGTGATCAGTGAGCTTCTTCCCCTTGCGGCGCTTCTGCTTGGTGGACTTTTGCTGTTGCGCCATCTATGGCAACTGATGCGTCGCCGACTACCGGCCTGGCCAACTCTGCTCGCCCCTCCTCTGGGGGTTTTGGACATGGTGCTGCTTGTGGCGGGCGGTTTTGTGGTGCTTGGTGAGGTGTTGATGCCCCTTTTAATCATCCCGATCTCCTCGGCATTCACCCGTGGTCTTTCTGCGCCTCTGACTCAGGGCGTCAATGTATTTCTGGGTTATGTCGCTCTTGCAGGACCTCCTCTGCTGATCTTGCGTCAGCAGCTGAAGCAGCTGGACCGTGCACAGATGCCTCCGCAAGGATGGCTGCAGTGGCGGCTCCAGCCTTTTGGCATTGCCTTGCTTCAGGGGGGGCGAGGTTGGCTGATGGTGTTGCCTCCCGTGGTTCTCACGGGCTGGTTGATCACTCGTCTGATCGGGGATCAGGGAGGCAGCAACCCCTTGCTTGAGATCGTCCTTAAGAGTCAGGACCCCATCGCCCTATTGCTGCTCTCTCTCACGGCTGTGGTTCTGGCGCCTCTCTTTGAAGAAACCATCTTCCGCGGGGTGCTGCTGCCTGTACTTGGCCAGTCCCTGGGTCGATCAGGAGGCGTGCTGGCGAGTGCTCTGATCTTTGCTGTGGCTCATCTCAGCGTCGGCGAACTGGCTCCACTACTCGTGCTCGGCCTCGGCCTCGGCCTGCTGCGTCTCAGCACCGGCCGTCTGCTTCCTTGCGTGGTGATGCATTCACTCTGGAACGGCGTGACCTTCCTGAATCTCGTGTTGCTGGGTAGCTGA
- a CDS encoding histidine phosphatase family protein, whose protein sequence is MPLRLLLVRHGLSSFNVERRIQGRDDLSTLTASGHEQARRLGQALADVPMKAVYSSPLKRAASTAAGILENRDDGLEPSFEDGLLEIDLEPWSGLTAAERSDRFPEEFATWKQKPEALELIRKDGSRYRPYEELMKQARRFLDELIKRHPVNSDDTVLLVGHNAILRCLIVSLLGEPERGFRRLRLDNASLSIFNLSPRDNGHQLQIECLNSTAHLDPPLPAKGEGSRLILVRHGETNWNREGRFQGQIDIPLNSNGHAQAEAARGFLQDVSLQKAYSSSMSRPRETAEGILKSHPGISITLTDGLMEIGHGLWEGKLESEISADWGDLLEQWKRSPETVQMPEGETIQDVWNRSVDSWNAIASSLDSKETALVVAHDAVNKTILCHLLGLSPADIWAVKQGNGGVTVVDMPSEPGQPAVVACLNLTSHLGGVLDRTAAGAL, encoded by the coding sequence GTGCCCCTGCGTCTTCTCCTTGTTCGCCACGGTCTCAGCAGCTTCAATGTGGAGCGGAGGATCCAGGGGCGTGATGATCTCTCCACACTCACGGCTTCAGGACACGAGCAGGCGCGCCGGCTGGGACAAGCGCTTGCCGATGTTCCTATGAAGGCGGTTTATAGCTCTCCGCTGAAACGGGCTGCGTCCACCGCTGCAGGAATCCTCGAGAACCGTGACGACGGACTTGAACCAAGCTTTGAGGATGGGCTCCTGGAGATTGATCTCGAGCCATGGAGTGGACTGACTGCGGCCGAACGATCGGATCGCTTCCCAGAGGAATTCGCCACCTGGAAACAGAAGCCTGAAGCTTTAGAGCTGATCAGGAAAGACGGAAGCCGTTACCGCCCTTATGAGGAGTTGATGAAGCAGGCCCGCCGCTTTCTAGACGAGCTGATTAAGCGGCATCCCGTCAACAGCGATGACACCGTGCTGCTGGTCGGGCACAACGCCATCCTGCGTTGCCTGATCGTGAGCCTGCTGGGCGAACCGGAACGGGGCTTCCGCCGGCTCCGCCTCGACAATGCCTCACTGTCGATCTTCAATCTCAGCCCACGCGACAACGGTCATCAGTTGCAGATCGAGTGCCTGAACAGCACGGCACACCTTGACCCCCCGCTGCCTGCCAAAGGCGAAGGATCAAGGCTCATTCTGGTGCGACACGGCGAGACAAACTGGAATCGCGAGGGTCGGTTCCAGGGACAGATCGATATCCCGCTCAACAGCAATGGGCATGCCCAGGCGGAGGCTGCGAGGGGCTTTCTGCAAGACGTGTCCTTGCAAAAGGCCTACAGCAGTTCAATGTCACGCCCACGCGAGACGGCTGAGGGCATCCTGAAATCTCACCCAGGCATCTCCATCACGCTCACGGACGGGCTGATGGAAATCGGTCATGGCCTCTGGGAGGGCAAGCTTGAATCAGAAATCAGCGCCGATTGGGGAGATCTGCTGGAACAGTGGAAACGTTCACCTGAAACGGTGCAAATGCCTGAAGGGGAAACAATCCAGGATGTCTGGAATCGCTCCGTTGACAGTTGGAACGCGATTGCGTCCAGCCTCGATTCCAAGGAAACTGCCTTGGTCGTCGCCCATGACGCTGTCAATAAAACGATCCTTTGCCATCTACTTGGCCTCAGCCCTGCTGATATCTGGGCCGTGAAACAGGGCAACGGAGGTGTCACGGTGGTCGACATGCCATCGGAACCAGGGCAGCCTGCGGTGGTTGCCTGCCTCAACCTCACCTCCCACCTCGGCGGTGTGCTCGATCGCACGGCGGCCGGAGCGCTCTGA
- a CDS encoding dihydroorotase, whose translation MTEMILLDPVRVLVGPDHPLQEQGAALLREGRLEALGEQAREVARSTGIPSRAAGHQLLAPCLVDVHSSLPEPFQGQGETLESLVRSAAAGGYGQLALLPEASANRRELPDRLRGFQLSGSDLALHLWGGFSQGGKGEQLTPHADLIEAGAVGLSDGDNMPPVSLLDRALTLGESGASPVLIPPLDAVLRGEGLLREGPEALRAGWPTDPLSSETLPLSQLAQLQQEHPQRKLMLMGLSTAASVGLLQQLKLRPAATVSWWHVLTSSSSSAATAASWFVSPSLGNTRDRDALIEGLSEGLIQAIAVHASPLDDEECLLPPDQRQRGIAGHQHVLPSLWQALVVSKGWTAERLWDVLSFGPARLLGVTEERLIPGSNRWLLFDPDVIWTPSRSDPWASRAANQPCLDGPLRGRVVQYGLRRPASPVD comes from the coding sequence ATGACCGAGATGATCCTTCTCGACCCCGTAAGGGTGCTGGTTGGGCCCGACCACCCGCTGCAGGAACAGGGTGCGGCCCTGCTGCGGGAAGGACGCCTCGAGGCACTCGGAGAACAGGCCCGCGAAGTGGCTCGATCAACGGGCATCCCTTCAAGAGCTGCCGGGCATCAGCTTCTTGCTCCATGCCTGGTCGATGTCCATTCCTCACTGCCGGAGCCTTTCCAGGGCCAAGGCGAAACACTGGAAAGCCTTGTGCGCTCTGCCGCTGCAGGAGGTTATGGGCAGCTTGCTCTGCTGCCTGAGGCATCAGCAAACCGTCGCGAACTGCCTGATCGACTTCGGGGATTTCAGCTCTCAGGCTCTGATCTGGCGCTCCATCTTTGGGGCGGCTTCAGTCAGGGAGGGAAGGGCGAACAACTGACTCCCCATGCTGACCTGATCGAGGCAGGTGCCGTGGGCCTCTCAGATGGAGACAACATGCCACCGGTTTCCTTGCTCGACCGCGCCCTCACCTTGGGCGAATCAGGGGCATCACCTGTGCTGATCCCACCGCTTGATGCCGTTCTGCGCGGGGAGGGGCTGTTGCGGGAAGGCCCCGAAGCCCTGAGAGCAGGCTGGCCCACTGATCCTCTGAGCAGCGAAACGCTTCCGCTCAGTCAGCTCGCCCAGCTGCAGCAAGAGCACCCGCAGCGCAAGCTGATGCTGATGGGTCTATCCACCGCAGCAAGCGTTGGTCTGCTGCAACAGTTGAAGTTGCGTCCCGCAGCGACCGTGAGCTGGTGGCATGTACTGACCAGTAGCAGTTCCAGTGCAGCCACGGCAGCCTCATGGTTTGTCTCACCGTCCCTAGGCAACACAAGAGATCGTGATGCACTGATTGAGGGCCTAAGCGAAGGGCTGATCCAGGCGATCGCTGTCCATGCATCACCGCTTGATGATGAAGAGTGCCTACTGCCTCCTGATCAACGCCAACGTGGAATTGCCGGCCATCAACACGTGCTTCCCTCTCTCTGGCAAGCGCTTGTGGTGTCTAAGGGCTGGACAGCGGAACGCCTCTGGGATGTGCTCAGCTTCGGGCCCGCCCGACTTCTGGGGGTCACTGAAGAACGTCTGATTCCGGGAAGCAATCGCTGGCTTCTCTTTGATCCTGATGTGATCTGGACGCCCTCGCGATCGGATCCGTGGGCTTCGAGGGCCGCCAATCAACCCTGCCTCGACGGTCCTTTGCGTGGACGCGTTGTGCAATACGGCCTCAGACGCCCAGCGAGCCCAGTCGATTGA
- the lepB gene encoding signal peptidase I produces the protein MPDAQHDASPPQADSPSDSSSASFKSQGQKGHPFWDFWGPVIFTLALYFGIRHYVAEARFIPSGSMLPGLQIQDRLLVEKLSYATRGPKRGEIVVFKSPHAFDPALKTAGPPPTFRCVLANFPLLGLIPGLSHPACDAYIKRVVAVGGDQVSVNPRGEVRVNGDPLDEPYVTKYCPVDEQGMSLCRTLNVTVPERHVLALGDNRSNSWDGRYWPGGPFLPEDQIIGRALWRFWPLNRLGSLGV, from the coding sequence TTGCCAGACGCCCAGCACGACGCTTCGCCTCCACAAGCTGATTCTCCATCGGATTCCTCTTCGGCTTCCTTCAAGTCGCAGGGCCAAAAAGGACATCCGTTTTGGGATTTCTGGGGACCCGTGATCTTCACCCTGGCTCTTTATTTTGGGATCCGCCATTACGTGGCTGAAGCACGTTTCATCCCTTCAGGCTCGATGCTTCCCGGTTTGCAGATACAGGACCGTCTGCTGGTTGAAAAACTCTCTTACGCCACTCGCGGCCCCAAGCGAGGAGAGATTGTGGTGTTCAAATCACCGCATGCCTTTGATCCAGCATTAAAAACTGCTGGCCCACCACCAACGTTCCGTTGTGTTTTGGCCAACTTTCCTCTCCTGGGATTGATTCCCGGTCTTAGTCACCCTGCTTGTGATGCCTATATCAAGCGGGTTGTCGCTGTGGGTGGAGACCAGGTCTCCGTGAACCCTCGTGGAGAAGTCCGGGTGAATGGAGATCCCCTGGATGAGCCCTATGTCACCAAATACTGCCCTGTTGATGAGCAGGGGATGAGTCTCTGCCGAACGCTCAACGTCACCGTGCCTGAAAGGCATGTGCTCGCTCTTGGCGACAACCGAAGCAACAGCTGGGATGGTCGCTATTGGCCAGGTGGTCCCTTTTTACCTGAGGACCAAATCATTGGCCGAGCGCTTTGGAGGTTCTGGCCTCTCAATCGACTGGGCTCGCTGGGCGTCTGA